The Ziziphus jujuba cultivar Dongzao chromosome 12, ASM3175591v1 sequence CATTGAATAGAGAAACAATACAAAATGAATCTGAATCTACGTGTTAAAACACAGATTCGTCGATTTGATATTTTGCAAATTGCAATTTCAACCTCCATTAAGAGCCAGAGATAaatacccttttcttttttttttcccccttatgtTTTTTGGGGGTCAAACCGTTAAATATGTGACAAGAGGATAGCTCGAGCACCTCAAACCGTTAAGAGCATGGTCGAAATATAGAACATAGGAATTTGGATTTTtcgttttcaaataaattatctaatttccaaattatttaatttataaattatttaaaatttttgtatacgTGTTATTTGGATtcgtattttcataaattaatcatCGAACCTATGTAATCTAAACTCGTATTTTCATAATTTGGGATGGAAATGATTAACCACGTCGAGATTTGGTGTAAtttgaaatgttaaaaaaaaaaaaaaaaaaaaaaaaaaccgttaaATCTGTTGTTAAAATGTTGgaaaactagaattgcaaccACGTCGTACTAAACGAGGATTGgacccattttatttttatttttttatttgttactattattgttgttgcAAGACACAAGTTTTATCCATCATTGGCCCTTTTCTCCGGAATCTGGCCCAACTTTCATCATTCAAGTTCAGGCCCGGCCTATCcttattttttatgtattgCTTTCTCCTTTTTCCCAatctaaaaaaaggaaaaagaataataCTAAATCTAAATAAAAGCATTAACTTTTTCATTTAACCTATAAATGACATAGTCATAACACAGTAACAACGTCACTATTTTTCGAACAATGATATTGAATTTGAATGTTTATActttaatataaaaacattttttaaaaaaacttataaatgaTTTAGATAATTGGgaaatttaaacaattttattccATTATAGTGGCCTTGCCAATGCAAcatgtacaaaaaaataaaataaaataagaggacgaacgaaaaaaagaaaattagacatGAAAATGAATGCCATGGCCGAGCCTAAGTATGGACCAGACCAATTGGTGAGCAATGCCGGCCCATGTCCACatgaagttttaaaaattaaaaataaaaaaaaaaaagagagagagagagagagagagagaaaggaaaaacagTTGTTATTACATCTTTATTTTATAAACCAAATGAAAGCTCTCTGGCCACATGTAAACAATTATAGGTGTGGCTTTTGGTCTCTCAGTAGAGAAGCCAATTAAAGAAAAGGCAGCTTTGGATACCCAAAGCCACCAACTTAAGGACAAACCACTCCAATTTGGTCCCCACAAAGTagataaacaaaagaaaaaggtattCCAGTTTTCACTTTTGAGACAATTTCAATGATAAATAGTGAATTTACTTGTTATGCATGACAaggataaatttttgtattaattaatcaCTACGAAAGTTcatataacaatttttaaagaaaaataaaaataataatataataattttacatcTCAACTAAACTTGTTTGAATTGTCCATTATTTGCTTTTGATTTGATCAATTCAAGCCTGCCAGTAACATGGTCTTGTTCAGGTCGGAATTATGCTCATCACAgattcaaattttccaatggtagataattttttcattattattcttaAGAGAGATGGAAAACACAAGAAGAAGGAAgttgaaacaaaagaaacataCTGTACATATCCAAACAAATTCCACCTCCCAAGCAGACAAAATTGAAGGCTGACAAAGAATTGCAGAAAACGTGGCATGCTTTACATTATGAATTAAATTCATTCACAAACAAACAACTAAACCGCCAATGAAGCTATAAAACTTTTCTGTACCATtctccaatttaaaataaaaaaatctctctcttcaataaatcttcttcttcttcccccaAACTCCTAATTCTCTTCAGATAGCCCACAAAACcagaaaaaccaaaaccaatcgtTTTGTCCTCCTCAAATTCTGTCTCCTCTTCCACATTCTAATAGCTCATTGTCCTGCCTTTCTTCTACTCATTTCCCATATCTTCATCATTTCTAAGAATATCTCATTCCAAGTGTCAACAGGCCCAGGTAAGCACCAATGGACACAGTCATTCTGTACTCTATCTGGAACTCCATTAGCAAATGGAAATGGATACATATAAGGACCAGGATGACCATCTGGTCTCAACAAAGACAATTTGGTCACATCCAATGCTTCTAGATTCAAACCCAAATTTTGTTTACCAGTTAATTTTGCTTCTTCAACTTCTTCCAATTCAATCCTCCTCATCTCTTCATCCATTCCTTCAAGCAATTTTTCACTCTCCTTGTATGGTTTCGTCTTCGGACAAGCCCCGGCTTTATCCCATTCGCCTTCGAAATGCGAAGGCGAAAATGTAGTCACAATGACATCAATCTCTTTACCTTTTTGTCTTTCAATTATGGTTCTAAGGGAAGTCTTTAAGGCTTTCCTTAGAACATCATAAAATCCAATTTCAGTGTGATTCAGACCAGAGCAGAAATGGCAACCAAGAACCGAATCACCCTCATAATACACAGCAGGATGTAAAAACCAATGCCCAATTGATAACACAATCATATCCATTTGATCCATATCTTTTGCCCATCTCTCATCCACATGATCCAAATACAAATGGTTATGATTTGGACCATTGTTTGATTTTTCAATACCTTTAACAAGGAAAGGTGACCAATAGAGTGAAATATTAGCGTTGTGGGAAGGAAAACTCCATCTACGAAACTTGTTTTCCTCTTGTGCATAAACAAGATGAGGAGGCGAAACTGTGGCTAACATACAGAGGAGAGATTCCAATTGGTTTCTAGCTAAGGAATCACCAACAAGTGCTAAGTGTTTGTTCCTAACCAATTGGAGAAAAGTAAATGGTTCAAACCTTGGTAGATGGCATTGGTTTGGTTTCCACCTCCAATAAAGATAACCCAAATCAGGTCTGCCATGGCTGATACAATTCTGACCATCCTTGATTGTACCACAGGTTGTGCCATTGTAAATAGGGCCCAGTTTATCACGGACCCATTTGCCATTTGTATAGTCACAGGGTGGAGATTCATTAGCTATTTCCTCTtctgcaaaaaaagaaaataaaaaacattgttAGTACTCTGAAAAACCCAAATCAAACACATACCCAGATAaccaaaagaagaaacaaaggcAATGCATGAAAGTTAcctggagaagaagaagaagaagaagaagaagaagaaggggggGAAAGTGGAggagaaaaggaagagaaagagtTAGTGGTGGTGATGGTAGTGGAACTAGAAAGGGGAAGAAAATcagtagaggaagaaggaaaatgAAGAGGGTAAAAGTATAATCTGAAAATTGCTAGAGGAAGAATGGAGTATATAGTCCAAGGTAAGAGCTTCCTGGTGAAAGAAAGAGAATGGTCTTTaacatatttcatatttgatttgttttgGTAAATTTCTGTTTCCCACTTTTATgggctttcttctttttatccTAAATATCCTTGCTTTGTGTCCTTTTTCTGGTTctgtgctctctctctctctctgttgttGTTGAGAGGACCAAGAAGAGTGACTTGGGAGGAGGATCAGAGCCCTATAAAACTTCTCTTGGGTTTGTTGGTTGGCAATTACAACACAgaaaaagatagagagagagagagagaatgaaagagaaaaataaagatgagttttttttttttttttaatgtttttttgtgGGGGGTGAGAAAGAAGTCGTTTCAGTCAAAGTCACGTCGAGAATCTCACAATGCGATGTGGGTTTGGCCAACTAATGTTTTCAAGAAACCCATCGGTGATTGTTGTCCGCATGCCTGCTCTCAACATGTGGCAACCGGCTTGTGCTCTTCaatttttctccaattttttttttttaaaaattatttataatatattattaacatattaacctttttttttatttcattgatATGATAAATATCATATCAAAgtcatttataatatatagtgattttttctttttgaatttgtttaatttagttgaATTTATCTATAAatgcaaaagtttttttttaaaataaatataaaaagttgaTTTCATAAGTCTAATATTCTCATCCTCATTTGATGAGAGTTCTCTTTTTCTTAGAACTTTTTTTACTAATGAACACATGATTACtggtattttattaaaaaaaaagaaaaaaaaacacatgattACTGGTAGAATACGTTGTTAGATGTTAAATTGGGTATATTTAagagcctctctctctctctctatgaaTATTGattgttatatataaaagaaaaacttacaagattaatatataaatggtataaatatataattaaatcaaaaattGTTATTCAATATTAATATGTGAAAACACTCATGATAACTCTTattatctattaattaattacatattatatcaatcatttttatttttagaaaaaaaaattgagaagaatttgacatttatagaaaataaaaaaagtctaCCTGAGCttctaaaatagttttttttattttaataatatttaagctaCATTAATTTCACATTTAAAATAGGTGgttatttatcttatttatgtGTTATGTTATTTTTACTATTCAGATCTCAATTGGAAATACTCtagttatgattttttaaacTGAAAGTAACATAAATTGCTGATTTCAATATTGATGGGCGATAATGGTAAAATAAtagttccatttttctttttctttggataAATAACCTTTTTATGTACTACATTTTATTtggactttttttctttttttttggggtaatacgTTGGGTAAATAACCTGATGAGTTAAGGAGActgattaattaaatattaataatgtttttttttttttttgctgaaattaaatatgaataatatatgtGATGGGTTATGATATGGGCATATTATTGGCCATCCGATAAGATTTTAATAatcattctaatttttttgattttgataacaATAATCACCCTACTTCCTGCTCCTTAATTTTCTATTTGGGTGGATTGAAAACACCAAGTTGCCCTTCCATACTTACTATTTATGCCTTATAAAACACTTAGCTTGGTATGGTGACTAAGGTCATTATTGTCTCTGTGCTCAGATTCTTCAAAGTTCAAACCCATCAATGCAATTCGTAGATGTCCATTTGTCACCAAATTAAATGGAggtgagaaattttgaaaacacTTATTTAGAAGCTGCCACGTGTGCGTTTAAAGGATAATGTAACTATCAATTTAGCCGTAGTTTCAGTAATTCTTGTATGTCATTACTATGAATTACAGAGATGCTGGGTCCAATACtaaaaattcttaaataaataccttttttttttattttgtatttgttttgggattaattcattaattaatttttaaaaacaaaaacaaaatttagggTTTTGGAAATTACAGGTTGGTTCATTGTTTCACGTGATTGacaaccctttttctttttttctttttttctttttttttctcttttggtaTAAACTCAAGTGATCCACGATATATTGAAACTTGagaaagaaaagttaaaaataaatcatgttatttattattattaatgacaattatcattttatataataaattttaattacatatttaatttttttaatttaaaataaattttttaataataattattcaaattaacatttacaatttaaattttactgctatcattaataaataactttaaaatatatatatatatatatatatatatatatatgtaagagtATAAAACACGTTGATGTAGACACGtggaaatttataataaaaaaaaaagaaaagaaaagggtgaTTAATAAAGAAAACGACACGCATTGGCCGCCACCGTAATAAAAAGGACTTCGTACCTAAAAAGGCAAATTATAAGAGTACAAGAAAAAGCCAGAAACCCTTTCAACGCTCATAATCATCTTGTGAAACATGGAACTCTCACATGAAAATACACCTCAATAAGCTTCTAGACTTCTCAACGTCACAAATTTGAAGATCTAAATGAGAGTTTTCATATTATGATTAAGAAATATTAATTGGTTTGATACCGATCTAGCTTTTTATATATTACACTGAAGCAGACGGTTGGGAGTTGGTAATTAAAttaagataattaattaatttaatcaagTTTGGGACTTGCACATGTAGGTATTGTACTGGAACAGTTTTGATCAGTTTGccaaataattgaattttgttattaaataaCAATTGCTTCTtctattacttttttcttttcttttcttttttttatttatttgggtttttGAGCTGATCTAATAACAGTTTTCAGCCTTTTGGATTTTTCTACAAGGAACGTGaatcatataatatttatcttttaacgTCTAGATACAGAATAAATCTGACATTCGACCtgatagtttatatatatatatatatatatattatataaaatcactttgtatttatgtataaaagctcactttttatttattttttattttttacgcTTTGAGGATAAAAATTCATGCTATGTGCTCGAGAGAGAGCATGCATGTTAATTGTTAGCTGCCACAAATTATGGAAAgtcttaaaagtttttttttttttttttttgtggggggggaTAAATTAGAAGAGAGGTTTTAACTTCAGATCTGATTAAATTTGGAATATAAAAGTTATCATAAAAGATAATTGTCATTATGattgtttcaaaaaaattgaaaaatcttaAAAGTTGAAGTGAGAAAATCTCACATGGAACaataaattacaataattagGTATATAATCAAAATGATAAATCTAGgtatataatgataaaaaaaaaatgtggtttTGATTTCACAACATATCATATGAATAACATGATAGTGTAAATTACAAATTGTTTGGAACAAAAGTCAAGTTTGTAAAGACTACTAAAAATTAAGCATCAAGAATTGCAACATATGGGTATCAAAATGTTTTGATCTTATGAGAATGTGTAATATATAGATACTAGTTGACAAGGAGTAACATGGATAGATTGATAATTTTATGGCAACAGATTTGAAAAGCAAATAGTAAGTGAAACTCTTATTAAAGCAGAAAAGTCTATAAAATGTTCAACTTTGTCTCTATTTGGGAACCCATATTAATAGTGGGTAtcacaatatttatttattattgctgCCAGTAGATCCCTCTAGCACATTAATTTGCAGGAGAACTTTTGTAGCCACATTCAATGGGTGGGTGTTGGTGCTGAAAGTTTTATTGAGCATGTGTCTGGTGGTGCCCATCAAGAAACAGCTTGTATCCCTACTGTACCAAACAATCgtgaaaaatactatttttttttaattaatttacatctTCAAAATCACTTTCTATATGGTTAACACAAGTTCATAgagcatatttat is a genomic window containing:
- the LOC107434604 gene encoding xyloglucan O-acetyltransferase 1, with the translated sequence MKYVKDHSLSFTRKLLPWTIYSILPLAIFRLYFYPLHFPSSSTDFLPLSSSTTITTTNSFSSFSPPLSPPSSSSSSSSSSPEEEIANESPPCDYTNGKWVRDKLGPIYNGTTCGTIKDGQNCISHGRPDLGYLYWRWKPNQCHLPRFEPFTFLQLVRNKHLALVGDSLARNQLESLLCMLATVSPPHLVYAQEENKFRRWSFPSHNANISLYWSPFLVKGIEKSNNGPNHNHLYLDHVDERWAKDMDQMDMIVLSIGHWFLHPAVYYEGDSVLGCHFCSGLNHTEIGFYDVLRKALKTSLRTIIERQKGKEIDVIVTTFSPSHFEGEWDKAGACPKTKPYKESEKLLEGMDEEMRRIELEEVEEAKLTGKQNLGLNLEALDVTKLSLLRPDGHPGPYMYPFPFANGVPDRVQNDCVHWCLPGPVDTWNEIFLEMMKIWEMSRRKAGQ